In a single window of the Zonotrichia leucophrys gambelii isolate GWCS_2022_RI chromosome 2, RI_Zleu_2.0, whole genome shotgun sequence genome:
- the MC4R gene encoding melanocortin receptor 4, which yields MNFTQHRGTLQPLHFWNHSYRLHGGASEPNAKGHSSGGCYEQLFVSPEVFVTLGIISLLENVLVIVAIAKNKNLHSPMYFFICSLAVADMLVSVSNGSETIVITLLNNTDTDAQSFTVNIDNVIDSVICSSLLASICSLLSIAVDRYFTIFYALQYHNIMTVKRVGVIITCIWAACTVSGILFIIYSDSSVVIICLISMFFTMLILMASLYVHMFMMARMHIKKIAVLPGTGPVRQGANMKGAITLTILIGVFVVCWAPFFLHLIFYISCPYNPYCVCFMSHFNFYLILIMCNSIIDPLIYAFRSQELRKTFKEIICCCSLRGLCDFPGKY from the coding sequence ATGAATTTCACCCAGCATCGTGGGACACTCCAGCCTCTCCATTTCTGGAACCACAGCTACAGACTGCACGGAGGAGCCAGTGAGCCCAATGCGAAGGGCCACTCCTCAGGAGGGTGCTACGAGCAACTCTTTGTATCCCCAGAAGTGTTTGTGACCCTGGGCATCATCAGCTTGCTGGAGAACGTCCTGGTCATTGTGGCCATAGCCAAGAACAAGAACCTCCATTCACCCATGTACTTCTTCATCTGTAGCTTGGCAGTGGCTGACATGCTAGTGAGTGTATCTAATGGATCAGAAACCATTGTCATCACGCTGCTAAACAACACAGACACAGATGCACAAAGCTTTACCGTAAACATTGACAATGTCATCGACTCAGTCATTTGCAGTTCCTTGCTTGCATCAATTTGCAGTCTTCTCTCAATAGCAGTGGACAGGTACTTTACTATCTTTTACGCCCTTCAGTACCATAATATCATGACAGTGAAGCGTGTAGGTGTTATCATCACGTGCATCTGGGCTGCTTGCACAGTCTCAGGCATCTTGTTCATCATTTACTCCGATAGCAGTGTTGTCATCATCTGCCTAATCAGCATGTTCTTTACAATGCTCATTCTCATGGCATCCCTCTATGTACACATGTTTATGATGGCTCGTATGCACATAAAAAAGATTGCTGTTCTTCCAGGGACTGGTCCTGTTCGCCAAGGGGCCAACATGAAAGGGGCCATCACTCTCACCATCCTGATTGGAGTTTTTGTTGTGTGCTGGGCTCCATTTTTCCTACACCTGATTTTCTACATCTCCTGCCCCTACAACCCTTACTGTGTGTGCTTCATGTCCCACTTTAATTTCTACCTCATCCTCATCATGTGCAATTCCATCATCGATCCACTTATCTATGCATTCCGGAGTCAGGAGCTCAGGAAAACATTCAAGGAGATTATATGCTGCTGTAGCCTGAGAGGGCTTTGTGATTTCCCTGGCAAATATTAA